Proteins co-encoded in one Polynucleobacter sp. MG-6-Vaara-E2 genomic window:
- a CDS encoding MarR family transcriptional regulator — protein sequence MKAIKPSAYARFLNALDSLDRMSPSKKLDSVEEQLLNHIYLASVNGETLLVGDVILLEKFGSQATLHGRLKNLVSKGFIQLVDDKADGRRKSVHITAKAEKYYQQLSECLSKATRL from the coding sequence ATGAAAGCTATTAAACCTTCAGCCTACGCCCGATTTCTGAATGCCTTGGACTCTTTGGATCGTATGAGCCCAAGTAAGAAATTAGACTCTGTTGAGGAGCAACTCCTCAATCATATTTATCTTGCTTCTGTAAATGGCGAAACACTGCTGGTTGGTGATGTCATCCTGCTCGAGAAATTTGGATCTCAAGCAACTCTTCATGGGCGCCTTAAGAATTTGGTCAGCAAAGGCTTTATCCAGCTTGTCGACGATAAGGCTGATGGTCGCAGAAAGTCGGTTCACATTACCGCCAAAGCTGAAAAGTACTATCAACAATTATCTGAATGTTTGAGCAAGGCAACCAGACTTTAA
- a CDS encoding DUF1003 domain-containing protein, with amino-acid sequence MIIHVPTNQELQTLEALRIHRRTHRASIPAQISGHVEQAKGGLTTGQKISDTVAKTVGSWKFIIIQSICILGWITYNSLNNANVWDPYPYILLNLMLSFQAAYTAPAIMMSQNRLSEIDRQQANNDFEVNVKAELEIELLHQKIDMMKEKELFALTKAVEALSQKLDVYRK; translated from the coding sequence ATGATAATTCACGTACCTACCAATCAAGAGCTACAAACTTTGGAGGCCCTGCGTATTCATAGGCGAACACACAGAGCGAGCATTCCAGCCCAGATTTCAGGCCATGTTGAGCAAGCTAAGGGCGGGCTAACTACAGGCCAGAAAATATCAGACACGGTAGCGAAGACAGTGGGGTCCTGGAAATTCATCATCATCCAGAGTATTTGTATTTTGGGTTGGATTACTTATAACTCGCTAAATAATGCCAATGTTTGGGATCCATATCCTTATATCTTGCTCAATCTAATGTTGTCATTTCAGGCAGCTTACACCGCGCCGGCAATTATGATGAGTCAAAATCGACTTTCAGAAATCGACAGGCAGCAGGCTAATAATGATTTTGAGGTGAACGTAAAAGCAGAGTTAGAAATCGAATTACTTCATCAAAAAATAGACATGATGAAAGAAAAAGAACTTTTTGCTCTGACTAAAGCGGTTGAGGCTTTGAGTCAGAAATTGGATGTTTATCGTAAATAA
- a CDS encoding polysaccharide deacetylase family protein — MRNFLLFKLLKQSLIYILFAQIVITPLAIAQGLPLGARIYQSVDTERNSVSKIMAEYWRDGKNGQDGIIFDSPFQPYYEANDIEVMTQERKSLRVSTSSENMAGTFYNFPKPISMRNKSLRFRVKVSNWSQIKELSLILSSGDDSFTRSFTLDLTEKLHGQTNNNWVEVTAPISNFFSYNSPNMLDIYSALWRVRDKGVSRVETEIAGFQIIDNGSIARISITIDDGDLDSLIAKRIMDQYGMKGSLFIDPSAIGQKGFLSQKQLDLFARDGWNIGGHDINYNLRAMSTQEVDSFLGSTASYLKDRQYAGREYFAYPGGLDDPRINALVLKHFKYGLNVDSTSNAGSTISDYRINRMSIDRWTTLAQVKKWIDDAKSNHEYLVLNFHTFSAARSTDENISPELFLEIIQYIDASQVLVQTVSEAVESINTTQLSEEIKGFPRISLLPIAQVDRITLIDPRRQDFGVGLAQTVYSNPGATYLGQELQFLANYNDGNYALKGGLGIGVLSGKNYLVGDMTAMKFVNANSLIAFGVYGDVVNSVLGLQQGVTQQGWNIGGDLYNDYGGLSLSGTQSYFTQGNTQTGGTAKIYAMTAYEGVHIYIKDRYYINSQADTPLFYSPQYYQRLTTGLGWRKVLGENIYSGWVDAGQANAAGTKIFAGSGRFALDHVQNKAITYGVALGTDISAASNYQYYYLDAHFKYTF, encoded by the coding sequence ATGAGAAACTTTCTCCTCTTCAAATTACTGAAGCAATCTTTAATATATATCCTATTTGCACAGATTGTAATAACGCCCCTTGCTATTGCTCAGGGGCTTCCATTGGGTGCGAGAATTTATCAAAGTGTCGATACAGAGCGTAATTCTGTTAGCAAGATCATGGCTGAGTACTGGCGTGATGGAAAGAATGGTCAGGATGGGATTATTTTTGATTCACCATTTCAGCCCTATTATGAGGCGAATGATATCGAGGTGATGACTCAGGAGCGTAAGTCACTCAGGGTGTCTACATCATCTGAAAATATGGCTGGTACTTTTTACAATTTCCCTAAACCTATTTCAATGCGAAATAAGAGCCTTCGGTTTCGAGTTAAAGTCTCGAACTGGTCTCAGATTAAAGAGCTTAGTCTTATTTTAAGTTCGGGAGATGACTCTTTTACTCGTAGCTTTACGCTTGACCTCACAGAGAAATTACATGGTCAAACTAATAATAATTGGGTGGAAGTAACAGCGCCCATTAGTAATTTCTTTTCATACAATAGTCCCAACATGCTTGATATTTACTCTGCATTATGGAGAGTACGTGACAAAGGTGTGTCACGAGTAGAGACTGAAATAGCTGGATTTCAAATTATTGACAACGGTAGCATTGCGCGTATTAGCATTACCATCGATGATGGTGATCTCGATAGTCTTATTGCAAAGCGCATCATGGATCAATACGGGATGAAAGGTTCGCTATTCATTGATCCATCTGCAATTGGACAAAAAGGATTCTTGTCACAAAAGCAGCTTGATCTATTTGCAAGAGATGGTTGGAATATTGGCGGTCATGATATTAACTATAACCTTCGAGCCATGTCGACGCAGGAGGTTGATAGTTTTCTTGGCTCAACAGCCTCTTATTTAAAGGATCGCCAATATGCTGGTCGTGAGTATTTTGCTTATCCTGGCGGTCTAGATGATCCACGAATTAATGCTTTAGTGTTAAAACATTTCAAGTATGGCCTAAATGTTGATAGTACAAGCAATGCTGGAAGTACTATTAGTGACTACAGAATTAACCGTATGAGCATTGATCGTTGGACTACTTTAGCTCAGGTTAAAAAATGGATTGATGATGCAAAATCTAATCATGAATATTTAGTATTAAATTTTCATACATTTAGTGCTGCTCGTAGTACAGATGAAAATATTAGCCCTGAATTATTTTTAGAAATAATTCAATATATCGATGCTAGTCAAGTACTGGTACAAACTGTATCTGAAGCTGTAGAGAGTATTAACACTACTCAACTTAGCGAAGAAATAAAAGGCTTTCCAAGGATAAGCCTATTACCTATTGCTCAAGTAGATCGTATTACGCTCATTGATCCACGAAGACAGGATTTTGGTGTTGGTCTTGCGCAGACTGTCTATAGCAACCCAGGCGCTACATATTTAGGTCAGGAGTTACAGTTCTTGGCTAACTATAACGATGGTAACTATGCATTAAAGGGTGGTTTGGGTATTGGAGTATTAAGTGGAAAAAACTATTTAGTTGGTGATATGACAGCTATGAAATTTGTGAATGCAAATAGCTTAATTGCATTTGGGGTCTACGGTGATGTAGTCAATTCAGTTTTAGGTCTTCAACAAGGTGTTACTCAGCAGGGATGGAATATTGGAGGAGATCTATACAACGATTATGGAGGCCTATCGCTTAGCGGAACTCAAAGCTATTTCACGCAAGGAAATACTCAAACTGGTGGAACTGCAAAAATTTATGCGATGACTGCTTACGAGGGCGTACACATTTACATTAAGGACCGTTACTATATTAATAGTCAGGCAGATACTCCACTTTTCTATTCTCCACAATACTATCAGAGACTTACTACTGGCCTCGGCTGGCGAAAGGTTCTAGGTGAAAATATATATAGTGGTTGGGTTGATGCTGGACAAGCTAATGCTGCAGGAACAAAAATCTTTGCTGGCTCGGGAAGGTTCGCTTTAGACCATGTTCAAAATAAGGCAATCACTTATGGTGTAGCACTTGGCACTGATATCAGTGCGGCTAGTAATTATCAGTACTATTATTTGGATGCGCATTTTAAATACACTTTTTAA
- a CDS encoding MFS transporter: MFKTILALPRTVWLIGFISLVNDSASEMLYPLMPLYLASVLMAGPKALGIIEGIAEATSSIFKLVSGVIVDRTKKAKPWIVLGYTLAGIGRPLIVIANSWLWVLAIRFTDRMGKGLRSSPRDALLAESVNENQRGITYGLHRSMDNAGAVIGPLLAAMFLSMGVALKDIFLWAIVPAVITITLALCIKEPKREAVPQASKFSWSLEGMPNQFKRYLVVAGIFALANSSDMFLLLRAREAGVPQEQIPLLWAAISLITTLFGTPLSALSDTFGRKRFILIAWIAFAFFYICMGLPGLSTYQIFALFVVYGLFKAATEGVEKALVADFAPKGLAGTAFGWFNLITGLMLFPASFIFGWIYESIAPLYAFLFSGGCALVAFVLMAFWVERPNQAKLET, from the coding sequence ATGTTTAAAACAATTCTCGCTCTTCCTCGTACTGTTTGGCTTATTGGTTTCATCAGCCTGGTAAATGATTCGGCCAGTGAGATGCTCTACCCTTTGATGCCTTTGTACCTAGCATCAGTCTTAATGGCTGGGCCAAAGGCATTGGGAATCATTGAAGGCATTGCTGAGGCCACTTCTAGTATCTTTAAATTAGTTTCAGGCGTGATTGTTGATCGTACAAAAAAAGCCAAGCCTTGGATTGTTTTGGGCTACACGCTGGCTGGTATTGGTAGACCCCTGATTGTGATTGCGAATTCATGGCTATGGGTTTTAGCAATTCGCTTTACTGATCGAATGGGTAAGGGTCTTCGAAGTTCCCCCCGTGATGCCCTCTTAGCTGAGAGTGTGAATGAAAATCAGCGAGGTATTACCTATGGCTTGCATCGCTCAATGGATAACGCGGGTGCAGTCATCGGACCACTATTAGCGGCGATGTTTTTATCTATGGGGGTAGCGCTCAAAGATATCTTTCTATGGGCCATTGTTCCGGCTGTAATTACCATTACTCTTGCTTTGTGCATTAAAGAACCAAAGCGAGAGGCTGTTCCACAAGCAAGTAAATTTAGCTGGTCGCTTGAGGGGATGCCAAATCAATTCAAAAGATATCTAGTTGTGGCAGGTATTTTTGCTTTGGCGAATTCATCTGACATGTTCTTGTTGCTAAGAGCAAGAGAGGCGGGGGTTCCACAAGAGCAAATCCCTCTTTTATGGGCGGCAATCTCTTTAATTACTACTTTGTTTGGCACTCCCTTATCCGCACTATCAGATACTTTTGGCCGCAAGCGATTTATTTTGATTGCTTGGATTGCTTTTGCATTTTTTTACATTTGTATGGGCTTACCAGGACTTTCCACTTATCAAATATTTGCGCTCTTTGTGGTTTACGGATTATTTAAAGCAGCAACAGAGGGGGTTGAAAAAGCCTTAGTCGCAGACTTTGCGCCAAAAGGTCTGGCTGGTACCGCCTTTGGCTGGTTCAATTTAATAACAGGGTTAATGCTCTTTCCAGCCTCATTTATCTTTGGCTGGATATACGAATCCATTGCGCCACTGTATGCATTCTTATTTTCAGGCGGATGCGCATTGGTGGCATTTGTGTTGATGGCTTTTTGGGTCGAAAGGCCCAATCAAGCTAAGCTAGAGACGTAG
- a CDS encoding HD-GYP domain-containing protein, translating into MTDELSKEQIVKQSELRYRRLFETAQDGILILDFQTGVIQDANPFITNLLGFTRDELIGKELWEIGAMVDKAAALTAFTVLKDKGYIRYEDLPLKRKDEQIINVEFVSNAYGVNGDRVIQCNIRDISDRKKLEKELLEYQHSVNISMNEMVDTLANVIVARDPYTGGHQKRVANLAVAIAAEMNLPLHTIEGIRMAALVHDIGKITIPAEILTKPIALSNFEVAMLRNHVQAGYDMLKHIHFPWNIAQTVLQHHERLDGSGYPNAIKGDVVCEEARILAVADTVEAMSSDRPYRKGKGIDAALEEIAMGSDKLFDADVVKACLKVFKVDGYAFPPLI; encoded by the coding sequence ATGACAGATGAATTAAGCAAAGAGCAGATAGTTAAACAGTCAGAACTTCGCTATAGGCGATTATTTGAGACCGCTCAAGATGGCATCTTGATCCTTGATTTTCAAACAGGCGTTATTCAAGACGCTAATCCATTTATTACTAACCTACTAGGCTTTACGAGGGATGAGCTCATCGGTAAAGAGTTATGGGAAATTGGCGCAATGGTAGATAAAGCCGCGGCCTTAACGGCATTTACTGTGCTTAAAGACAAAGGCTACATACGATATGAAGATTTGCCATTAAAAAGAAAAGATGAGCAAATTATCAATGTAGAGTTCGTCAGCAATGCCTATGGCGTTAATGGCGATCGTGTTATTCAATGTAATATTCGCGACATTTCAGATAGAAAAAAACTTGAAAAAGAATTGCTTGAGTATCAACACTCCGTCAATATTTCTATGAATGAAATGGTTGATACTCTTGCCAACGTCATTGTTGCTCGTGATCCCTATACTGGCGGACATCAAAAGCGTGTAGCAAATTTAGCTGTAGCAATTGCTGCCGAAATGAATTTACCTTTACATACAATTGAGGGTATTCGTATGGCCGCTTTAGTTCACGATATTGGAAAAATTACCATACCCGCAGAAATTCTAACGAAGCCTATTGCCTTAAGTAACTTTGAGGTGGCAATGTTAAGAAACCATGTTCAAGCCGGTTACGATATGCTCAAACATATTCACTTTCCCTGGAATATTGCTCAAACAGTTTTACAGCATCATGAGCGTTTAGATGGCAGTGGCTATCCCAACGCAATTAAAGGCGATGTAGTCTGTGAAGAGGCCCGAATTCTGGCTGTGGCAGATACTGTAGAGGCAATGTCATCAGATCGTCCTTATAGAAAAGGTAAGGGTATAGATGCCGCATTAGAAGAGATTGCTATGGGTAGTGACAAGCTATTTGATGCTGATGTAGTTAAGGCTTGCTTAAAGGTATTTAAAGTCGATGGATATGCATTCCCACCACTAATTTAA
- a CDS encoding universal stress protein: MFKKIVVPISGDAITKKELNKLSKLAKLDNAEVVLVYVSDPLAPFVYTESVNNSLVSEAAHKKACSEFAKKLCAKAKTQLGSSLNVKFMHIIHPNIADGILEAAKKSKADAIAMSSHKRTGLSGLILRSEACEVVLHSPIPVIVLN; the protein is encoded by the coding sequence ATGTTTAAAAAAATAGTAGTTCCCATTAGTGGTGATGCAATTACTAAAAAAGAACTTAACAAACTTTCAAAGTTAGCCAAGTTAGATAATGCTGAGGTTGTCTTAGTTTATGTATCCGACCCATTGGCGCCATTCGTATATACCGAAAGTGTCAATAACTCACTGGTATCAGAGGCGGCTCATAAAAAAGCGTGTTCGGAGTTTGCAAAAAAATTATGTGCAAAAGCTAAGACTCAATTAGGCTCTAGTCTCAATGTTAAGTTTATGCATATCATCCATCCCAATATTGCTGATGGTATTTTAGAGGCGGCCAAAAAATCTAAGGCAGATGCGATTGCGATGTCTTCTCATAAGCGCACTGGTCTATCTGGATTGATTTTACGTAGTGAGGCCTGTGAAGTTGTTCTTCATAGCCCTATTCCCGTCATTGTGCTTAATTGA
- a CDS encoding ribonuclease catalytic domain-containing protein, producing MSKHQQYKRSDLARIAAIVMEEKGLEPNFSKEVHEQLDAINLPAEDNDPLVKDLTNLLWCSLDNDDSKDLDQLTVCSDAGNGNHKIYIAIADVDALIKKDTPIDEYAKHNTASIYTSARIFPMLPEKLSTNLTSLNFDQIRLALVTEIVVGSKGEILGSTIYRAKVHNKAKLAYDAVSTWIEGKGEMPAAMAAVPGMDLQIRVQDEIAQRLRLKRQRAGSLQLEIFQPKAVFEGEHIIGIAEQVHNRGRQLIEEFMIATNGSTARFLLKKGIPSLRRVVRSPDRWLRIVELAKQYGEVLPNEASSKALSEFLAKRHEADPLRFPDLSLVVIKLMGPGEYVLEQPGATPIGHFGLAVQDYMHSTAPNRRYPDLITLRMLKKAINNESNAYETQELYALALHCTTQEDVIRKVERRMRKSEAALFLEPYIGKDFNGVITGITPNYGWVRIFNPPAEGMLLKLPKDVSIGNKVRVKLTSTNVEMGHINFMQVAF from the coding sequence ATGTCAAAACATCAGCAATATAAACGCTCTGATTTAGCCAGGATTGCAGCCATTGTGATGGAGGAAAAAGGTCTTGAGCCTAATTTTTCCAAAGAAGTCCACGAACAACTAGACGCCATTAATCTGCCAGCAGAAGATAACGATCCTCTTGTTAAGGACCTCACCAATCTCCTATGGTGCTCTCTAGATAATGATGATTCAAAAGATTTAGATCAATTAACAGTATGCAGTGATGCTGGCAATGGAAATCATAAAATCTATATTGCCATAGCGGATGTCGACGCCCTCATTAAAAAAGATACTCCTATTGATGAGTATGCTAAACATAACACCGCATCGATCTATACCTCTGCACGAATTTTTCCGATGCTGCCAGAAAAACTATCTACCAACCTCACTTCCCTCAATTTTGATCAAATCAGGCTGGCTTTAGTTACTGAAATTGTTGTTGGCAGCAAAGGAGAGATCTTAGGCTCGACAATTTATAGAGCGAAGGTACACAATAAAGCAAAGTTAGCTTATGACGCCGTATCAACTTGGATCGAGGGCAAAGGAGAAATGCCAGCCGCAATGGCTGCTGTTCCTGGCATGGATCTACAGATCAGGGTCCAAGATGAAATTGCGCAGCGATTACGTTTGAAGCGGCAACGGGCTGGATCACTGCAGCTAGAGATTTTCCAGCCAAAAGCTGTTTTTGAAGGTGAACATATTATAGGGATTGCCGAACAGGTTCATAACCGTGGTAGGCAGCTAATAGAAGAGTTCATGATTGCAACTAATGGCTCGACTGCGCGTTTCCTACTCAAAAAAGGTATCCCTTCTCTACGAAGAGTGGTTCGTAGTCCAGACCGATGGTTACGCATTGTTGAACTTGCCAAGCAGTATGGGGAAGTATTACCTAATGAAGCCAGCTCTAAAGCTCTATCGGAATTTTTAGCCAAACGGCACGAAGCGGACCCCCTGCGCTTTCCCGACCTATCTCTGGTCGTTATTAAACTAATGGGTCCAGGAGAGTATGTTTTAGAGCAGCCAGGGGCTACTCCGATCGGCCACTTTGGTTTGGCCGTTCAAGATTACATGCATTCAACAGCGCCAAATCGACGCTATCCCGATTTAATTACCTTACGCATGCTCAAAAAAGCTATTAATAATGAGTCTAATGCATATGAAACCCAGGAACTTTATGCATTAGCCCTCCACTGCACAACACAGGAGGATGTCATTCGTAAGGTGGAGCGCAGAATGCGCAAATCTGAAGCTGCGCTATTTTTAGAGCCCTATATTGGCAAAGACTTTAATGGCGTGATTACCGGCATTACGCCAAATTATGGGTGGGTCAGGATTTTCAATCCCCCTGCCGAGGGAATGCTTCTGAAGCTTCCTAAAGATGTATCCATCGGAAATAAGGTACGGGTAAAACTAACATCTACTAATGTTGAGATGGGTCACATCAATTTCATGCAGGTTGCCTTCTAA
- a CDS encoding glycosyltransferase family 2 protein, with protein sequence MGFSFWYSQPWFSDLSNEIGTFPAYFTITFIAIIPGFMNAFVAMALLLDRRPKVIVDQHYPPVTILIAAYNEENSISSTLSGIFLQDYLADIRIIVINDGSSDKTVDSVKALQAAHPNLELIDLGHNGGKASALNHGLVKCTTDIIISIDADSYILKDGVRHLVGRYLSDPINTKAVAGEILIRNSRENWITKAQEWDYFLGIATIKRIQSLFQGTLVAQGAFSLYDRKTVLELGGWPEMVGEDIVLTWRILSAGHRVGHAEDALAFTDCPNTLSKFIRQRRRWSRGLIEAFKDNPMILFKPRLSTLYIWWNTMFPLMDIAFTFGFIPGLILACFGIFWIAGPMTLSLLPMAFLLNWQMYLKGRAMFNDEHLTVRANILGFLSYVFAYGLVLQPACVYGYFSELFNFRKSWGTK encoded by the coding sequence ATGGGATTTTCTTTTTGGTATTCCCAGCCTTGGTTCTCAGATCTCAGCAATGAAATAGGAACATTTCCCGCTTACTTCACAATTACATTTATAGCCATCATCCCAGGCTTCATGAATGCCTTTGTGGCGATGGCGCTACTACTGGATCGTCGTCCTAAAGTCATTGTTGATCAGCACTACCCACCAGTCACGATATTAATTGCTGCCTATAACGAAGAAAATTCAATATCCTCAACCTTGTCAGGAATTTTTCTACAGGACTACCTAGCAGATATTCGCATCATTGTGATTAATGATGGCTCTAGTGATAAGACTGTTGATTCTGTTAAAGCATTACAGGCGGCACATCCAAATTTAGAGCTCATTGATTTGGGACATAACGGCGGCAAGGCATCTGCTCTAAATCATGGTTTGGTAAAATGTACGACGGATATCATTATTTCAATTGATGCCGATAGCTATATATTGAAAGATGGCGTACGCCACTTGGTAGGTCGATACCTTTCAGATCCAATCAATACCAAAGCAGTTGCCGGTGAAATTCTCATTCGCAATTCACGAGAAAACTGGATCACTAAGGCGCAGGAGTGGGATTACTTTTTAGGCATTGCTACTATCAAGCGGATTCAGTCTTTATTTCAAGGCACTTTAGTAGCACAAGGCGCGTTCTCTTTATATGACCGCAAAACAGTCCTAGAATTAGGTGGTTGGCCAGAAATGGTTGGCGAAGATATTGTGCTGACTTGGAGAATTCTGTCTGCAGGTCATAGGGTAGGGCATGCTGAGGATGCTTTGGCTTTTACGGATTGCCCCAACACCTTAAGTAAATTTATTCGTCAAAGAAGGCGCTGGTCTCGGGGATTGATAGAGGCCTTTAAGGATAATCCCATGATTCTTTTTAAGCCTAGACTATCCACACTCTATATTTGGTGGAATACGATGTTTCCACTGATGGATATTGCTTTTACCTTTGGCTTTATTCCTGGACTAATTCTCGCTTGCTTTGGTATTTTTTGGATAGCAGGCCCCATGACGCTATCGCTTTTGCCAATGGCTTTTTTACTCAATTGGCAAATGTATCTTAAAGGTAGGGCGATGTTCAACGATGAGCATTTAACAGTTCGGGCAAATATCTTGGGCTTCTTGTCTTATGTTTTTGCCTATGGTTTAGTACTTCAGCCAGCATGTGTTTATGGGTATTTCTCTGAGCTGTTTAATTTTAGAAAAAGCTGGGGCACTAAATGA
- a CDS encoding A24 family peptidase, translating to MAIPSNGHYLTLVSYFGFCFTLIALALIDMKSLRLPNYLTIPLLLSGVVLSFFGVTIPIADAILGATLAYVTLLITQLLYQKLTERHGLGFGDIKLAAALGAWLGWQSLPEILIIASISASIAGTIYLISTKQNRYALFAFGPFLIVGAFVTLFTNPALLRL from the coding sequence ATGGCCATACCATCTAATGGACACTACTTAACACTCGTCTCTTATTTTGGCTTTTGTTTTACGCTCATTGCTTTAGCTCTAATTGATATGAAATCGTTAAGGCTGCCAAATTACCTCACCATCCCACTTCTACTATCCGGGGTTGTGCTAAGTTTTTTTGGCGTAACCATTCCCATTGCAGATGCAATATTGGGTGCGACACTTGCTTATGTCACCCTCCTAATAACACAGCTTCTCTATCAAAAGCTTACCGAGCGACATGGTCTAGGCTTTGGCGACATTAAGCTTGCTGCGGCCCTAGGTGCCTGGCTCGGATGGCAGTCTTTACCGGAAATATTAATCATTGCCAGCATCAGCGCTAGTATTGCTGGAACGATTTACCTCATCAGTACAAAGCAAAATCGATACGCCTTATTTGCTTTCGGGCCCTTCTTAATAGTAGGAGCTTTTGTAACGCTCTTTACGAATCCAGCCCTTTTACGCCTTTAG
- a CDS encoding DUF3147 family protein, which translates to MAWIITKYLLTAGMVVFISEVAKRSDRLGGFIAALPLMTLLTLVWLYVENQPEEKIANHAYYTFWYVIPTLPMFLLFPLLLPKLGFWMTMGASVVVTVICFGLFALLMKGFGVELL; encoded by the coding sequence ATGGCTTGGATTATTACCAAATACTTACTAACAGCAGGAATGGTTGTATTCATTTCTGAAGTGGCTAAGCGAAGCGATAGATTGGGTGGCTTTATTGCGGCATTGCCCCTAATGACCCTTTTAACCCTTGTATGGCTGTACGTAGAAAACCAGCCTGAAGAAAAAATAGCAAACCACGCCTATTACACCTTCTGGTATGTGATTCCGACATTGCCTATGTTTCTTTTGTTTCCACTCCTACTGCCAAAGCTAGGATTCTGGATGACGATGGGGGCAAGCGTTGTGGTGACAGTTATCTGCTTTGGCTTATTTGCTTTGCTGATGAAGGGCTTTGGGGTTGAACTGCTGTAA
- a CDS encoding GGDEF domain-containing protein codes for MYITIGLYCLSLLCQVFASLISLSLFRHSVTIYRWGWLFLATGLGLMIGRRIGPIFHIFESGRFDLLDAILSLPISGFLLLGVLGLRKLIIKSDNNQLMLETLAQHDPLTNSLSRTEILYRVSEEIERSRRNKHSFALLEMDIDHFKDVNDQLGHHVGDEVLINLVRQSQEVLRSIDTVGRIGGEEFLILLPETDATGAAQIAERLREHIANTANETSSSSSIKITISIGGTIFNPNENMEYKQDILLNELLNQADLAMYQAKNEGRNRVAFWGASTPPLKRA; via the coding sequence TTGTATATAACAATTGGCCTTTACTGCTTATCACTACTCTGCCAGGTCTTTGCCTCGCTTATTAGCCTGTCATTATTTCGACATTCAGTAACGATATATCGCTGGGGCTGGTTATTTTTAGCTACTGGTCTTGGCTTAATGATTGGCAGAAGAATTGGTCCAATATTTCATATCTTTGAGTCTGGTCGCTTCGACTTATTAGACGCAATATTGTCACTGCCAATTTCAGGATTCTTATTGCTCGGCGTTCTTGGACTTAGGAAATTAATTATCAAGTCTGATAACAATCAACTGATGCTCGAAACTCTTGCTCAGCACGACCCCCTCACTAATAGTTTAAGTCGCACTGAAATACTCTATCGAGTCTCGGAAGAAATTGAACGCTCGCGTAGAAATAAACACTCTTTTGCTTTATTAGAAATGGACATTGATCATTTTAAAGATGTAAATGATCAGCTTGGTCATCATGTTGGCGATGAAGTTTTAATTAATTTAGTAAGGCAATCCCAAGAAGTCCTTCGCTCCATCGACACGGTTGGCCGTATTGGGGGGGAAGAATTTCTAATTCTTTTACCAGAAACAGATGCTACAGGGGCTGCTCAAATTGCCGAGCGTTTGCGCGAACACATAGCCAATACGGCAAATGAAACAAGCTCCTCTTCCTCAATAAAAATCACAATTAGTATTGGGGGAACGATTTTTAACCCGAATGAAAACATGGAATATAAGCAGGACATACTTTTAAATGAATTACTCAATCAGGCTGACTTAGCAATGTATCAAGCTAAAAATGAAGGGCGAAATCGTGTTGCCTTTTGGGGCGCCTCTACCCCCCCCCTTAAGAGGGCATGA
- a CDS encoding DUF1488 family protein, translating into MKIEFIGPPVLAEDGGIFYAAKLNGETLLCHFSYEALEDVDPDTVQGDAATLFQKHQLKLLSIAEKKIRDGHAHDGQIQIFSNDLLL; encoded by the coding sequence ATGAAAATCGAATTCATAGGACCGCCTGTACTTGCCGAGGATGGTGGCATTTTTTATGCGGCTAAGTTAAACGGTGAGACTCTCTTATGTCACTTTAGTTACGAAGCTCTGGAGGATGTTGATCCTGATACAGTTCAAGGTGATGCTGCAACCCTTTTTCAAAAGCATCAACTAAAGCTTCTTTCAATTGCGGAGAAAAAAATTCGAGATGGTCATGCACACGATGGTCAAATTCAAATTTTTAGCAATGACTTGCTTTTATAA